The genome window CAACTTTTGCCCAGCCTATTATAAACATTATTTACCAAGTTTTGCTTTAGCTGCATCTGCAAGAGCTGTGAAAGCTGCTGCATCGTTAACAGCTAAGTCAGCAAGCATTTTACGGTTTACTTCGATCTCAGCCAATTTCAAACCATGCATCAATTGTGAGTATGAAAGTCCGTTCAAACGAGCTGCCGCATTGATACGTGTGATCCACAATTTACGGAAGTCACGTTTCTTTTGACGACGGTCACGGTATGCATAGTAGTAAGAGTTCATTACTTGTTCTTTTGCAGTACGGAACAAGATATGTTTAGCTCCATAGTAACCTTTAGCTAATTTAAGAATACGTTTACGACGTTTGCGTGATACAACGCCACCTTTAACACGTGCCATTTATATTTCCTCCAATATTTCCTAGAATTCTTTACTTACGAATACGCGATTATTTCAAGCGAGTAAGCATTGCTTTGATACGTTTGAAATCTCCTGAATGCACCATAGATGCTTTACGAAGATGACGACGTTGTTTCTTAGTTTTTCCGTGGAAACGGTGAGAAGTGTAAGCACGGAAACGTTTAAGTCCACCAGAACCTGTACGTTTGAAACGTTTAGCTGATGCGCGGTGTGTTTTTTGTTTTGGCATGATATTTTCTCCTTTTTTTAACTTTCTGACAGATTATTTCTTGTCAGTTGCTGGCGCCAATTGCATGAACATTTGACGTCCATCCATCTTAGCTCGTTGTTCGATGATCGCCACATCTTGTGTCGCTTCAGCGAAGTCGGCTAAAACTTTAGCACCAATCTCTTTGTGGGTAATCATACGACCCTTAAAGCGAATGGATACCTTCACTTTATTTCCTTTTTCAAGGAATTTGCGAGCATTGCGAAGTTTTGTATCGAAATCACCCTTGTCAATCACTGGGCTCAAACGAACTTCTTTAACGGTCACAACGCTTTGTTTTTTGCGTTGTTCTTTTTGCTTCTTCTGGTACTCAAATTTGAACTTACCGTAGTCCATAATTTTCGCAACAGGAGGTTTAGCTTGCGGTTGAATGAGAACCAAGTCAACATTAGCGTCGTCCGCAAGTGCTTGCGCTTCGCTAAGTGGTTTGATACCCAATTGCTCACCTTCAAGACCGATTAAGCGAACTTCACGTACACGAATTTCATCATTGATGAATAAGTCTTGCTTTGCTATGGTTTTCACCTCTTTTTTATTATTCGAGAAAAACAAAGAACGGACCTGCAAAATAGGCCCGAACTACATGATGTATTTCATTTCTGAAACTTGATCCGTAGGAGCCAGGCAACTTGCGTCACAAGGCGAGAAGTTCTCACTTCTGCTTTTCTCAACTTTTATATGATATCAAGTTTTTTATTCTTTGTCAAGAAGTTTTTTTGCTTTTTCTTCAATAAAGGCAACAACGTCTGCAATTCCAACACCCGTTGTGTCAAAATGAATGGCATCAGCTGCAGGTTTCAAAGGAGAAACGGCACGGTGACTGTCCTTATAGTCCCGCTCAGCGATTTCTTTTTTCAACAATTCAAGATCCGCTGTGATGCCCTTTTCAACATTCTCCTTATAACGACGTTCTGCCCGCTCCTCAACCGAAGCAACCAAAAAGATCTTCAACTCTGCATGTGGAAGGACGACCGTCCCAATATCGCGTCCATCCATAACGATGCCTCCCTCTGCTGCAATTTCTTGCTGTAGAGCGACAAGTTTTTCACGGACTGGCGCAAGCGCTGCAACCCATGAAACATTGTTGGTCACTTGGTTATCGCGAATTGGGTGGGTAATATCCACGTCTGCTACAAAGACAAGCTGCTCTCCTTCTTCTGAACGACCGAAACTAATTGGATACTGATCTAAAAGGGCTAAGAGGTCATCAACCTGTTCAGCTGTCAGATTATTTTGCAAAGCTAGATAAGTCGCCGCACGGTACATAGCTCCTGTGTCTAGATACGTATAGTCTAGATCCTTGGCAATGATCTTTGCAACCGTGGATTTTCCACTGGAAGCCGGTCCATCAATGGCAATTTGAATTTGTTTCATGCTGTCCTCAACTCCTACTGAATCTTAACGACATCACCAGGATTGGCATACCAAGATCCTGTAGACATGTGAGATGGATTTAACTGTTCCAATTGGGCAATGGAAATACCAGCACGCGCAGCAATCGCTGCTTCCCCTTCACCTGCTTGAACAGTGATCGTACCTTCTTCAGAGTTCTCATCTTTTGAACTATCGTCTTTAGCCGCTTGGTCAGTTTGTGCTGCAGGGGCTGATGATTTCTGTTCAATCTTTGTCTCTCCATTGTAGAAACCAGACATTTGTTTTGATTTATTGCTGCCACCTGTTGAAAGGAAGATCAACAAGCAGACCATCGCCACTACTACTACAAAGAAAATAATGGCTAAAATCGTCAACAGACGATCTGCCTTGATTCCGTTTAACTTACTCGTTCTTTTCAATGTTTCTTCTCCATCATCGTAAATATCTTCTTCCCATGGTTCTTTTGCCATGACTTCCTCCTTGTTTTTTCTCGTAAAAATCATTACAATAGAAGTATGAAAGTTACGTTAATTCCAGATCGTTGCATCGCTTGCGGTCTCTGTCAGACCTATTCTGAATTATTTGATTACCATGACAATGGCATCGTTAAATTTGCTTCTGAAGAGGACGACCTCCTTGAAAAGGAAGTTTCTGTCACAAACGATGTTCTCGAGGCTATCAAAGAATGCCCCACTCATGCTCTCTTAAAAGATTAAGAGGGCTTTTTATTTGTTTGCATAATACATCTCGTAGTAATCCACATGGATGAAATTGTCCGTCAGGATTACTTCTCCCTTAAAATAAGGATTTAAGGCAAGTGCATTGATAAAATATTTCTTCGGCCATTTACGCATACAGAATGTCCGACTGCGCGAACCATCATTAAAAATGAGCTTGATCGATTTCTTATTTACTTCGACCTTTTCAATCGAGTCAATCTTCACCTTGATTGGAGTAAAAGGATTAGCTGTAATAATCCGCAAGATCCCATCCTCATAGATCGTGAAGTAACGATGGACCCCAATCGCGAGCAAGACCATAAATAAAAAGAACGAAAACAAAACTAGCGTTGGCACACTAGAGCTCTCATACATCAAGGCCAGTCCAATAAAGACCGGAATCACTGCAATGGACCAATAAGTCACAAGAATAGATAAGTCCGGTTGCCAATGATAATGGACCTTTCCAAATATCTTAATCATGAGCGCACCCCCATCTAATAGTTTAGCATAAAAAACAAAAAAAAGGGAGCCAGACAGCCAAAATCACAAAGATTTTTAACTGCTTGCTCTCCTTTTAATTGGATTTATTAGTTGGAACTTTAAAGAAGTCTTTAGAAAGGTAATCTTTCCCACTAATCAAGTCGTATTCAACCATTTTCAAATCCTCTGCAATTTCTTGCGCTTCTCCTTCTAAGGCCTTTTTATCGACACTTGCTTTTTTCAGCACTTCTGTCAACAAAGCATAGTAAGGTGAAACTTTTGAATTGGTCTGTTCAAAGACCATAGCAGAGAAATCACTTGAATTAACCAAAGGATAGTTCAATTTCGGTGCATCAAAATTACTCCAAATGAAGTAGTCTGTCTGATACTGACTCTCCGGATTATTCTTAAAGGCGGACTCAGGATAAAGACCTGGCAAATGATCCCCATAAAATACCACTGTAATCTTCTTATCGATTTTAGAAAGACTTTCCAGGAAGGATTGGGTGGCGGTGTCGGTAAAGGTTAAAAGACGTGAATAATTCGTTAGCTTGGTATTTTCATCATCTGAAAAACCTCTGCCTGTTGCTGTTAAGTCTGAAGGTTCTCCTGCTATAAATGGGGAGTGATTTTGAATTGTAATGACAGAAAAGAACTGATTCTTTTTAGCATCCATCTCTTTTAATACTGCCTTATACGTAGATTCATCACTTATATGCACTTCTTGATAACCTAAATCATAATTCTTTTTATCATCAATACTTATAAATTTATTGAATTTCAATCTATTGTAAATTACATTTCTAGAATAATTAATTGGAGATTCGAAATGAATAACTTCTTTATTATTAAATGAATCACTAACTGAAATTAGTTTTTTCATTTTAGGAGCAACCTCTGAGTACAATACAGAAACTGTAGGATTAATATTATAAAAAGGTAACCCCGTCAATGTTTGGAACTCCATATTTGCAGTTCCACCACCATAACCATCCGATTGCATTAATCCACTTGTAACTTTTGCCTTAATTTCTTGAATTTTTGATATAGGATTTCTAGATAAACTTACCCCTTCAATTCTTGATGGGTCAGCAAAACTCTCACTTAAAACATAAACAATCGTTTGATTATCAATTAACTCATTTCTATTTTTATTGATTTCTAAAGCTACTTGATCATATTTCTTCTCAATTTCTTTGATTTTTTCTTTACTATATCCCTTCGGTTCTATAATTGGATCTGTTGTTATTTGATTCAACCATACATATGACAACGATCGATATCTAGCGTTTATAGAATTTCCTAACCATTTTGTATCTTGGAAATTATTTAACAAAGTAATAATCGGAACGTCATCAATAATTTTTCCATTATCTTTTCTTTTAAAAATAGAATAAACATTAATGGACAATAAGAGTATAAGTCCTAATAAAATAAATCTTAAGATCGTTGCACGAATAATTCTACCTGGATAAATATATCTCCGTCCTATTATATAGATAAACGTAAAAATGAGTAAGGAAATACTTACAGTCATTAAAACCGAAGCATCTACAAAACTAAATAAAACAGAAGGTTGAAATACCCAGACCAAATCACTTGGCAAAATTGGTTCCGCACGCATACTAAATTTTAAAGCATTCGCAACAATAAACAGAACCCCACCAAATAAAATCAATATTGTCGTAAATAAATATCTATTAAGAAGTATGTATAGAAAAATAAACAGATAAGATAAGCATAATATCTGAAAGATTACACCACCAGGAAATATTGAGTATCCAACCAAAGGTTCCCCATGTCCTAGCCCCAATTGAATTCCTGTATTAAATAATATTGCAAGACTAATACTTGTAAATACAGCTAGCGAAAAACTAGACCTATTTTTTACTACATCAACTTGTCCTTTTACAAAAAGCAAGCCAACTAAAGTCAGGAAAATACTTAAGAGTAGCAAATAAAATTCTAAAATCCAAAATTGACTCAAGGAGTACTTTCCTGCTCCTAATTTCTCAAAATTTCCAGATACATACCATGATGTACGATTCAAAAAAGAAAGAATTTTAGAATCAGTAAAAATGAACGAACAAACTATGCTAGAATGCAAGACATATTCGAACAGTTTCCCAATAGGTTCTAATTTTTTTCTATTCGCTTTATTATCATATGATTTTCTTATCTGACCCAAAACATAAGAAATCACTAACAATGATAAAATAAATACTAGAGAATTAAATTGCCAAAAATTATTTTTTTGGAAATGATCAATCTTATAACTAGGATTATTAATATTAAGCGAAACATCAATCGAGTATGATAGTATTAAATAGATTACGTATGAAACTAAAATTTTAAGGAAAAAAATCCATTTTAAAGTGTATTGTGAAATTAGTAAAACCAGAATTAAGAAGGCTATTCCAAACCAAATACCAAACTGATTAACTAAGAATAATACAGATCCTGTTGATTTGATCTCTTTAGAAATCAAATTTTGTGTTAAGAAAGTGTTGCTTATAAAAAATAAAAGAAAGAGAGCTATACAGTACTTTTGTGTTCTTGTTATTTTATTATAAATTTTAAAAAGAAAATCTCTAAAATCTAATTTCCTCTTTCTCTTCATTTTTTATCCTTCCTAAAATTTTTTATCCCTGCAATTGAGTATAAATTCCGATACTAATTGTTAAAATATTTAAATACACTAACATATATTGCAAGCTACATTCGAAGTTCGAATCTTCATTCTGAATAGTCATATCTAAAAAACCAAATAATTTTCTAAACCAGGATCCACAAAAAAGTGGCAAAAACATCAGAATAAAATAATAATAACGACCTTGTACACCACCTACAGTAATATCACCTTTGTGGTATACCCTCGGATCTCCTGATATAGCAATTACTATTAATGAGGCAATACCTGCAAGTAAAAGAAGACAGTAATATTTAAAAAATGTTGGCATTTCAATTTTATTTTTTAATACAATGACAAACATAGCGAAAAAGAAAATAACTATCGAAATTGCAATTAAAAACGGAGACGATTCTGAAACATATTTCAATGGTTCAGAAACAAAATCATGAATAATACCGTATGGCGCTAAAAGTAAAGTTCTAATTAATGGTAATGGATGTGTTACAAAATATAATAGTCCTGGGCCTTTGCCTGACAAAGCATTGTCTGAAGCAAACAATTTAATGATTCCAACGTATGTAAAGGAAATGAATAAATTTAAACCAAACAGTATTGAACTGAATTTTCTTACTGATTTATCCTGATAATACTTATTTGGCAATATTGAAAATAGACTTCCAATTAATACAAACGGAAATTTTGCAAATGAAAATAATAATGTAGAGCATTGAAATACAAAAGCATATTTTCTATCAATTTTACGTTCACCTGATAGAATATTTGTCAATATAGCAAGACTAATTAAAGTGGCTCCAAAATATAAATAATCATAATGATAACCTGCTATGATGTACAATACTGCAGGGAATGTAGAAAATAAATATATCGCTTCTCTATAAACTTTGCTGATTTTTAATGCAATAAATACTAGAATGGCATATGCTATTACTTCGAAGATTCTTCCCAAATAATAGGAAACAAACACTTTTTTAGAGATTAATCTACCTATATTCCATCCAATTGCACTAGGAATGAAGGCTGGATTATCAAATCCAACTCTTACTCCTTTAATCTTACTTTCCTTATGCTCAACATTGAACCAATAATTTTTATCTTTTTTACTAGGATTTCTTAGTGCGTCATATTTAAAAACTGAATTATAATCTTCCAATTTCTCATTAGAATATTTAAAAATAGGACTATCCGAAATACTAATTACGTTTGGTAAATGAGACTCTTCATCTAATCCATATTGGACTGGTTTCACTACTGAAATTACACTACCAAAAATAATTATCAGAAAAAAAGCATTAATTGGCAATTTCTTTTTATCTTTTGGATCAAAAAGAATAAAATAAATCACAATACCAATAATTAATAGTATAATTTTGAGGTTGATAGTAAACTGAAATAAACTAGCCAAAAACACCCTTGAAAATAATACTAAAAATATAGCGATTAAAATATTTCTAATTCTAGTCTTATCAATAACTCCCATATAATTGACTCTACTTTCTTTTTATCATTCTTTTTAGTATATATTTCACAGCTCTTGCAGGACCAATTACGATATACTTCAAGGCTCCTTTGATCCCCCCAATTTGATTAAAGTCCACAAAGGTATGGGGTTGAAGATCTTCG of Streptococcus sp. S5 contains these proteins:
- the rplT gene encoding 50S ribosomal protein L20, producing MARVKGGVVSRKRRKRILKLAKGYYGAKHILFRTAKEQVMNSYYYAYRDRRQKKRDFRKLWITRINAAARLNGLSYSQLMHGLKLAEIEVNRKMLADLAVNDAAAFTALADAAKAKLGK
- the infC gene encoding translation initiation factor IF-3 → MKTIAKQDLFINDEIRVREVRLIGLEGEQLGIKPLSEAQALADDANVDLVLIQPQAKPPVAKIMDYGKFKFEYQKKQKEQRKKQSVVTVKEVRLSPVIDKGDFDTKLRNARKFLEKGNKVKVSIRFKGRMITHKEIGAKVLADFAEATQDVAIIEQRAKMDGRQMFMQLAPATDKK
- the rpmI gene encoding 50S ribosomal protein L35; protein product: MPKQKTHRASAKRFKRTGSGGLKRFRAYTSHRFHGKTKKQRRHLRKASMVHSGDFKRIKAMLTRLK
- a CDS encoding ferredoxin, whose protein sequence is MKVTLIPDRCIACGLCQTYSELFDYHDNGIVKFASEEDDLLEKEVSVTNDVLEAIKECPTHALLKD
- a CDS encoding EbsA family protein, coding for MIKIFGKVHYHWQPDLSILVTYWSIAVIPVFIGLALMYESSSVPTLVLFSFFLFMVLLAIGVHRYFTIYEDGILRIITANPFTPIKVKIDSIEKVEVNKKSIKLIFNDGSRSRTFCMRKWPKKYFINALALNPYFKGEVILTDNFIHVDYYEMYYANK
- a CDS encoding SAG1386/EF1546 family surface-associated protein — encoded protein: MAKEPWEEDIYDDGEETLKRTSKLNGIKADRLLTILAIIFFVVVVAMVCLLIFLSTGGSNKSKQMSGFYNGETKIEQKSSAPAAQTDQAAKDDSSKDENSEEGTITVQAGEGEAAIAARAGISIAQLEQLNPSHMSTGSWYANPGDVVKIQ
- a CDS encoding LTA synthase family protein, encoding MKRKRKLDFRDFLFKIYNKITRTQKYCIALFLLFFISNTFLTQNLISKEIKSTGSVLFLVNQFGIWFGIAFLILVLLISQYTLKWIFFLKILVSYVIYLILSYSIDVSLNINNPSYKIDHFQKNNFWQFNSLVFILSLLVISYVLGQIRKSYDNKANRKKLEPIGKLFEYVLHSSIVCSFIFTDSKILSFLNRTSWYVSGNFEKLGAGKYSLSQFWILEFYLLLLSIFLTLVGLLFVKGQVDVVKNRSSFSLAVFTSISLAILFNTGIQLGLGHGEPLVGYSIFPGGVIFQILCLSYLFIFLYILLNRYLFTTILILFGGVLFIVANALKFSMRAEPILPSDLVWVFQPSVLFSFVDASVLMTVSISLLIFTFIYIIGRRYIYPGRIIRATILRFILLGLILLLSINVYSIFKRKDNGKIIDDVPIITLLNNFQDTKWLGNSINARYRSLSYVWLNQITTDPIIEPKGYSKEKIKEIEKKYDQVALEINKNRNELIDNQTIVYVLSESFADPSRIEGVSLSRNPISKIQEIKAKVTSGLMQSDGYGGGTANMEFQTLTGLPFYNINPTVSVLYSEVAPKMKKLISVSDSFNNKEVIHFESPINYSRNVIYNRLKFNKFISIDDKKNYDLGYQEVHISDESTYKAVLKEMDAKKNQFFSVITIQNHSPFIAGEPSDLTATGRGFSDDENTKLTNYSRLLTFTDTATQSFLESLSKIDKKITVVFYGDHLPGLYPESAFKNNPESQYQTDYFIWSNFDAPKLNYPLVNSSDFSAMVFEQTNSKVSPYYALLTEVLKKASVDKKALEGEAQEIAEDLKMVEYDLISGKDYLSKDFFKVPTNKSN
- a CDS encoding DUF2142 domain-containing protein, whose amino-acid sequence is MGVIDKTRIRNILIAIFLVLFSRVFLASLFQFTINLKIILLIIGIVIYFILFDPKDKKKLPINAFFLIIIFGSVISVVKPVQYGLDEESHLPNVISISDSPIFKYSNEKLEDYNSVFKYDALRNPSKKDKNYWFNVEHKESKIKGVRVGFDNPAFIPSAIGWNIGRLISKKVFVSYYLGRIFEVIAYAILVFIALKISKVYREAIYLFSTFPAVLYIIAGYHYDYLYFGATLISLAILTNILSGERKIDRKYAFVFQCSTLLFSFAKFPFVLIGSLFSILPNKYYQDKSVRKFSSILFGLNLFISFTYVGIIKLFASDNALSGKGPGLLYFVTHPLPLIRTLLLAPYGIIHDFVSEPLKYVSESSPFLIAISIVIFFFAMFVIVLKNKIEMPTFFKYYCLLLLAGIASLIVIAISGDPRVYHKGDITVGGVQGRYYYFILMFLPLFCGSWFRKLFGFLDMTIQNEDSNFECSLQYMLVYLNILTISIGIYTQLQG
- the cmk gene encoding (d)CMP kinase; amino-acid sequence: MKQIQIAIDGPASSGKSTVAKIIAKDLDYTYLDTGAMYRAATYLALQNNLTAEQVDDLLALLDQYPISFGRSEEGEQLVFVADVDITHPIRDNQVTNNVSWVAALAPVREKLVALQQEIAAEGGIVMDGRDIGTVVLPHAELKIFLVASVEERAERRYKENVEKGITADLELLKKEIAERDYKDSHRAVSPLKPAADAIHFDTTGVGIADVVAFIEEKAKKLLDKE